A single genomic interval of Zunongwangia sp. HGR-M22 harbors:
- a CDS encoding UpxY family transcription antiterminator, with product MSWYVVITKPKSEIRVAKTLKEMGIEVFCPVIEEVRQWSDRKKKFTVPLFRTYIFVKLLEKDRSIVFDVPGVVKYLFWLGKPAKVRQNEIEMIKEWLGNETINNIRVSQYKPGENFKIKKGAFKDKTAFVQEINKTKLKLVLPDLGIFLTADINEVI from the coding sequence ATGTCTTGGTATGTAGTAATAACAAAGCCTAAGTCTGAAATTAGAGTGGCTAAAACTCTAAAGGAAATGGGAATTGAGGTCTTTTGTCCCGTAATAGAAGAAGTACGACAATGGAGTGATCGTAAAAAGAAGTTCACTGTTCCTTTATTTCGAACATATATTTTTGTGAAGTTATTAGAAAAGGATCGTTCTATAGTTTTTGATGTGCCAGGGGTCGTAAAATATTTATTTTGGTTAGGAAAGCCGGCTAAAGTTCGTCAAAATGAAATTGAAATGATCAAAGAGTGGTTGGGCAATGAAACCATCAATAATATTAGAGTTTCACAATATAAACCGGGTGAAAATTTCAAGATTAAAAAAGGAGCTTTTAAAGATAAAACGGCTTTTGTTCAGGAGATAAATAAAACAAAATTAAAGCTTGTTCTGCCAGATTTAGGAATATTTTTAACTGCTGATATTAATGAAGTTATTTGA